A genome region from Mycobacterium florentinum includes the following:
- a CDS encoding SDR family oxidoreductase, producing MTLHPSPFRADLLQGKVALITGGATGLGLEIARVLGAHGARVAICSRKEPNLQAAVRALREEGIEAVYGVCDVRRSDEVTLVVEDVLAAFGRLDVVVNNAAGNFPVPISGLSPNGFKAVVDIDLVGTFNVSKAAYDLWLREHGGAVVNISAAIQYRGMALQAHVVSAKAGVDAFSRACAIEWGPDGVRVNVVAPGAMSGTEGVRRIAGDDQHRAIQNPLRRPGSTTEVAETVLFLASDAASYVTGAVLVVDGGGWLTSSGVPDLPGYT from the coding sequence ATGACGTTGCACCCGAGTCCTTTTCGCGCAGACCTCCTGCAAGGCAAGGTGGCGCTGATCACCGGTGGGGCCACCGGGCTGGGTCTGGAGATCGCCCGGGTTTTGGGCGCTCACGGCGCCCGGGTGGCCATTTGCAGCCGCAAGGAGCCCAATCTTCAGGCCGCGGTTAGGGCGTTGCGGGAAGAGGGGATTGAGGCCGTATACGGCGTTTGCGACGTCCGCCGCAGTGACGAGGTCACCCTCGTCGTCGAGGATGTGCTGGCCGCCTTCGGTCGCCTCGACGTCGTCGTCAATAACGCGGCCGGGAACTTCCCCGTCCCGATCAGCGGCCTGAGTCCGAACGGTTTCAAAGCGGTGGTCGACATCGACCTGGTGGGAACGTTCAACGTCTCCAAGGCGGCATATGACCTCTGGCTGCGCGAGCACGGCGGCGCCGTGGTGAACATCAGCGCGGCGATCCAGTACCGTGGCATGGCCCTGCAAGCGCACGTTGTGTCGGCCAAGGCCGGCGTGGACGCGTTCAGCCGCGCCTGTGCGATCGAGTGGGGGCCCGACGGGGTTCGGGTCAATGTCGTTGCCCCCGGGGCGATGTCGGGGACGGAGGGCGTCCGCAGGATCGCCGGCGACGACCAGCACCGCGCCATCCAGAACCCACTGCGGCGCCCCGGCTCGACCACCGAAGTCGCCGAGACGGTGTTGTTCCTGGCCAGCGACGCGGCGTCCTATGTGACGGGTGCCGTACTGGTCGTCGACGGCGGCGGCTGGCTGACCTCCAGCGGTGTGCCGGACCTGCCGGGCTATACCTGA
- a CDS encoding long chain fatty acid-CoA synthetase Faa4p: MTFPKVGQCFDIEITRETDGWLIRIPEIAAAARASRRATVDLVARECIAARTGIPVGYIIVYVAKETR; encoded by the coding sequence GTGACCTTCCCGAAGGTCGGTCAGTGCTTCGACATCGAGATCACTCGAGAGACCGATGGGTGGCTCATCCGGATCCCCGAAATCGCCGCGGCCGCACGCGCTAGTCGCCGGGCCACGGTCGACTTGGTGGCGCGCGAATGCATCGCCGCGCGCACCGGTATCCCGGTGGGCTACATCATCGTCTACGTCGCGAAAGAGACCCGCTAG